One region of Eurosta solidaginis isolate ZX-2024a chromosome X, ASM4086904v1, whole genome shotgun sequence genomic DNA includes:
- the LOC137234623 gene encoding uncharacterized protein: protein MAEELINLMEKLQGGVFFELLKDNGFTIESLRHLKPNNLDTLIDKSMFGQRVIFERNLLKWKAEEDEGGTTETHCLSEPMPPASSFNSGVRSFYDVSVLAARK, encoded by the exons ATGGCAGAAGAATTAATAAATCTAATGGAGAAACTGCAAGGAGGAGTATTTTTTGAACTTCTGAAAG ataatggCTTTACAATTGAAAGCTTGCGTCATTTGAAACCAAATAATTTGGATACCCTAATTGACAAATCTATGTTTGGACAGCGCGTAATATTTGAGAGAAATCTTTTAAAATGGAAAGCGGAAGAA GATGAAGGAGGTACTACAGAGACACATTGCTTATCGGAACCCATGCCACCAGCCTCAAGTTTCAACAGTGGTGTCAGAAGTTTTTACGATGTAAGTGTACTCGCTGCTAGGAAATGA